The proteins below are encoded in one region of Triticum aestivum cultivar Chinese Spring chromosome 1B, IWGSC CS RefSeq v2.1, whole genome shotgun sequence:
- the LOC123087130 gene encoding uncharacterized protein, translating into MREYMLQLQRFLADARATNIISPDRTPKETLVKYYGICDRLLAVLQKDSVPLFLRIFEKYRECFVSGFVIIPQTLDLIILENALRCANLVLEGKSPKLCGVRANPNYMTSFGYFPLHQAAESFSVEMVELLFRYGASANQRTSGNKIIEGLLPLHVAIENTCQHKYLEDNLLVDENYRKGNVGYIYKLIHLLCLPEMKIFLDTTRLLAAHTDNVVDELLNYIEHGKIVPAAILLLAAQRRFRKLNGFDMIKNRIDDSIFSLIREGCGLQIGKNTKEAKQRKEKEVRFYNVLFLVRIILKAGEALDAYIQTHSEASHHEVHGKVSAVLKSYDVGPLGKDICIEDLQCFPYDCGGPDGDTDLTKAATGSPTPEVKEKNAVAKERRVNHLYARDQFFPVWRSVLTARFITKIFPPYTPKKELPLYTSDGGSEKLRAERHSHILLGTLERNYPRVRVASKPTPTSKYRSRRLFGTAASTVLKMLKHV; encoded by the exons ATGAGGGAG TACATGCTTCAACTGCAGCGTTTCCTTGCTGACGCCAGAGCTACCAATATAATCTCCCCCGACCGCACTCCCAAG GAAACGCTCGTGAAATATTATGGCATATGCGATCGTTTGTTGGCAGTCCTCCAAAAGGATAGTGTTCCACTCTTCCTCCGCATCTTCGAGAAGTACAGGGAGTGCTTTGTTTCTGGTTTTGTCATCATTCCACAAACCCTTGACTTAATTATTCTAGAGAATGCCCTGCGTTGTGCTAATCTTGTTTTGGAGGGGAAGTCACCTAAGCTCTGCGGAGTACGTGCCAACCCCAACTACATGACCAGCTTTGGGTACTTCCCCCTCCACCAAGCTGCAGAGTCATTCTCCGTCGAAATGGTTGAGTTACTGTTCCGGTATGGTGCATCGGCCAATCAGCGCACCTCGGGTAATAAAATCATCGAGGGCCTCCTCCCACTCCATGTTGCCATCGAGAACACTTGCCAGCATAAGTATCTAGAGGACAACCTATTAGTTGACGAGAACTACAGGAAGGGGAATGTTGGGTACATCTACAAGCTCATACATCTGCTTTGCCTGCCTGAGATG AAGATCTTCTTGGACACCACTAGATTGCTTGCAGCTCACACTGATAATGTAGTCGATGAGCTTTTGAATTACATCGAGCATGGGAAGATTGTCCCTGCAGCTATTCTTCTCCTTGCAGCTCAAAGGCGATTCCGCAAGCTCAATGGTTTTGATATGATCAAGAACCGTATTGATGATTCTATATTCTCCCTGATAAGGGAGGGGTGTGGATTGCAAATTGGTAAAAATACCAAGGAAGCAAAGCAGCGGAAGGAGAAGGAAGTACGTTTCTATAATGTGTTGTTCCTTGTTAGGATAATTCTGAAAGCTGGTGAAGCTCTTGATGCATATATTCAAACTCATTCAGAG GCATCTCATCACGAGGTCCATGGAAAAGTTTCAGCAGTTCTCAAAAGTTATGACGTTGGTCCTCTCGGAAAAGATATTTGCATTGAAGACCTTCAATG CTTCCCCTATGACTGTGGAGGGCCGGACG GGGACACAGATTTGACCAAGGCAGCCACTGGATCACCTACTCCGGAAGTCAAGGAGAAAAAT GCTGTGGCAAAGGAACGACGAGTTAACCACCTGTATGCAAGAGATCAGTTTTTCCCGGTATGGAGATCAGTGCTGACAGCTCGGTTTATTACGAAGATCTTTCCGCCCTACACACCGAAGAAAGAGTTGCCGCTGTATACTAGTGATGGGGGCTCCGAGAAGTTGAGAGCTGAAAGGCACTCTCATATCCTTCTTGGCACGTTGGAGAGGAATTATCCGAGAGTGAGAGTAGCAAGTAAACCGACGCCCACAAGTAAGTATCGGTCCAGAAGGTTGTTTGGCACTGCTGCATCGACTGTCCTGAAGATGCTTAAGCACGTATGA